One window from the genome of Acinetobacter lanii encodes:
- the tauC gene encoding taurine ABC transporter permease TauC produces the protein MTTTAQAPQVQVPALKRLLKEHLTLLVSVGSVVTILGLWFVVTALQILPELFLPSPSAVWHKFIAVSQEGFMKATLWEHLAKSMGRVLMALFAAIVIGVPLGLWMGLNQWARAVFDPLIELLRPIPPLAYLPLLVIWFGIGETTKVLLIFLSILAPIVISTTYGVLSHQLNRERAALSLGATRSQVLKYVILPAALPHILTGIRIGLGVGWSTLVASELVAADRGIGFMVQSAAQFMVTDTVILGIIVIAVVAVSFELYLRWLQKQLAPWYGQQL, from the coding sequence ATGACTACGACTGCTCAAGCACCACAAGTACAGGTACCTGCCTTAAAACGTTTGTTAAAAGAGCATTTAACGCTGTTGGTCAGTGTTGGTAGTGTCGTGACGATTCTCGGGCTTTGGTTTGTAGTCACGGCTTTGCAGATATTACCTGAGTTGTTTTTACCGAGTCCAAGTGCGGTTTGGCATAAATTCATTGCCGTAAGCCAAGAGGGCTTTATGAAAGCCACACTGTGGGAGCATTTGGCAAAAAGTATGGGACGTGTCTTAATGGCACTTTTTGCTGCAATTGTGATTGGTGTACCCCTCGGTCTATGGATGGGACTGAATCAATGGGCGCGTGCGGTATTCGATCCACTGATAGAACTGCTTCGTCCTATTCCGCCACTTGCCTATTTGCCCTTGTTGGTGATTTGGTTTGGTATTGGTGAAACCACCAAGGTTTTACTGATTTTCTTATCGATTTTGGCACCTATCGTCATTAGCACCACCTATGGCGTATTGAGTCATCAGCTGAATCGTGAACGAGCAGCCTTGTCTTTGGGCGCTACACGTAGTCAAGTTCTTAAATATGTGATTTTACCTGCGGCACTACCGCATATTTTAACCGGTATTCGTATTGGTTTAGGCGTGGGCTGGTCAACCTTGGTGGCTTCAGAACTAGTGGCAGCAGACCGAGGCATTGGCTTTATGGTGCAATCTGCTGCTCAGTTTATGGTGACGGACACCGTGATTCTTGGCATCATTGTGATTGCTGTGGTAGCGGTCAGTTTTGAACTGTATTTACGTTGGTTGCAGAAGCAACTTGCACCTTGGTATGGTCAACAGCTTTAA
- the tauA gene encoding taurine ABC transporter substrate-binding protein: MSQQSRALITTLFVVIALVTFVYVNNTGSKTQLIENAKNKDNVVIAYQTGVDPTKVAQANGDYERDSQNNIEWKKFDTGADIVNALASGDVDIGNIGTSPLAAAASRNVPIQVFLAVSKLGTSEALVVRQGSGIKTPQDFVGKTIAVPFVSTAHYSLLSALKHWGLSDHQVKIVNLRPSEISAAWERGDIDATYVWEPALSKAAETGQVLTDSSQVGEWGAPTYDVWVVRQQFAEKHPEFLKSFVTTSFKQIDEYNRDPKAYVSNTEHIQKIAALTGSNAKDIPVLLAGNHYLSRVQHIDTFKQAFAVSIADTARFLKSQGKVDVVKPNYNEHVTSEYLQP; encoded by the coding sequence ATGAGCCAGCAGAGCAGAGCATTGATCACAACATTGTTTGTGGTGATTGCACTTGTCACCTTTGTCTATGTAAACAATACTGGCTCAAAGACTCAACTGATTGAAAATGCTAAAAATAAAGACAATGTTGTGATTGCCTATCAAACCGGTGTTGATCCTACCAAAGTGGCACAAGCCAATGGGGATTACGAGCGAGATAGTCAAAACAATATTGAGTGGAAAAAATTTGATACTGGTGCAGACATTGTCAATGCATTGGCTTCAGGTGATGTCGATATTGGCAATATCGGTACCAGTCCTCTTGCAGCGGCAGCAAGCCGAAATGTCCCGATTCAAGTTTTTTTGGCCGTGTCGAAACTCGGTACTTCCGAAGCTTTAGTCGTTCGTCAGGGTTCGGGCATTAAAACACCACAAGATTTTGTCGGTAAAACCATTGCGGTTCCTTTTGTTTCAACAGCGCATTACAGTTTGCTCTCTGCATTAAAACATTGGGGGCTTTCAGATCACCAAGTCAAGATTGTGAATTTACGCCCCTCTGAAATTTCAGCAGCATGGGAACGTGGTGATATTGATGCGACCTATGTCTGGGAACCTGCACTGAGTAAAGCTGCCGAAACGGGTCAAGTTTTGACTGACTCAAGCCAAGTGGGAGAGTGGGGCGCACCGACCTATGATGTATGGGTGGTACGTCAACAATTTGCTGAGAAACATCCTGAATTTTTAAAATCTTTCGTCACTACTTCATTCAAGCAAATTGATGAATACAACCGTGATCCTAAGGCTTATGTGAGTAATACAGAACATATTCAAAAAATTGCGGCATTAACAGGGTCAAACGCAAAAGATATTCCTGTATTGCTTGCAGGGAATCATTACCTGAGCCGAGTACAACATATTGATACGTTTAAACAGGCATTTGCTGTAAGCATTGCAGATACCGCTCGATTCTTAAAATCACAAGGCAAGGTCGATGTGGTGAAGCCAAACTACAACGAACATGTCACTTCTGAATATTTACAGCCTTAA
- a CDS encoding SDR family oxidoreductase, which yields MSYQSIFNATAFENQVIIITGGGSGIGRCTAHELAHLGAQVIITGRTQEKLDKVVAEITQDGGKAYGIACDNRDESQVKAMIAAVIEKFGRLDGLVNNAGGQFPAHLEKISANGFDAVIKNNLHATFYLMREAYNQWMADHGGSIVNMTADMWGGMPNMGHSGAARAGVDNLTKTAAVEWGKSGVRVNAVAPGWILSSGMDTYTGDMAEKVIPSMAQHVPLQRMGTESEVSSAIVYLLSEASKFISGMTIRIDGGASLGTRIFPLSTAKNNDAYDGFHRSFLPNVIQNLKK from the coding sequence ATGAGTTATCAGTCGATATTTAACGCTACAGCATTTGAAAACCAAGTCATTATCATTACAGGTGGGGGTTCCGGCATCGGACGCTGTACCGCCCATGAATTGGCACACTTAGGTGCGCAAGTGATTATTACAGGACGTACCCAAGAAAAACTCGATAAAGTCGTGGCTGAAATTACCCAAGATGGTGGCAAAGCCTACGGCATTGCCTGCGATAACCGCGATGAAAGCCAAGTCAAAGCCATGATTGCAGCAGTCATTGAAAAATTTGGACGACTTGATGGCTTGGTGAATAATGCAGGTGGACAATTTCCTGCGCACCTAGAAAAAATTTCGGCCAATGGCTTTGATGCGGTGATCAAAAACAACTTGCATGCCACCTTTTACCTCATGCGTGAAGCCTATAACCAATGGATGGCAGATCATGGCGGTAGTATTGTCAATATGACCGCCGACATGTGGGGCGGTATGCCCAATATGGGGCATTCAGGCGCAGCACGGGCAGGGGTGGACAATCTGACCAAAACCGCTGCCGTCGAATGGGGCAAATCAGGGGTAAGGGTGAATGCTGTGGCTCCGGGTTGGATTCTCTCCTCAGGTATGGATACCTATACCGGTGATATGGCAGAAAAAGTGATTCCGAGTATGGCTCAACATGTGCCATTACAACGTATGGGCACAGAATCGGAAGTGTCATCGGCGATAGTTTACTTGCTTTCAGAAGCCTCTAAATTTATCTCAGGCATGACTATTCGAATTGATGGTGGGGCATCATTGGGGACACGGATCTTCCCACTTTCAACGGCAAAAAATAATGATGCATATGATGGATTTCATCGTTCATTTTTACCGAATGTGATTCAAAACCTTAAAAAATAA
- a CDS encoding DUF2798 domain-containing protein, producing MTHSSSFKFHPKHLTWLMPLILSGIMSGAISLFNMLMNKGLIEGILGIWLRAWGMSWLVAFPLIMIVLPLVRNFLMKFVAMPDSSEN from the coding sequence ATGACCCATTCTTCGTCCTTTAAATTTCACCCCAAACATCTGACTTGGCTGATGCCTTTGATTCTCTCCGGGATTATGAGTGGTGCAATTTCATTGTTTAATATGCTGATGAATAAGGGCTTGATCGAAGGCATTCTCGGTATTTGGTTACGGGCTTGGGGCATGTCGTGGTTGGTGGCATTCCCTCTGATTATGATTGTATTGCCTTTGGTACGTAATTTTTTAATGAAGTTTGTTGCAATGCCTGATTCATCTGAAAACTAA
- the tauD gene encoding taurine dioxygenase: MSLQIQPINPNIGAVLDGVDLNQLDEQAIQAIHAALLKHQVIFFRQQQLTAPSQVKLAKSFGALHIHPIYPAMEDAPEVIVLDSHRLDLRDNDLWHTDVTFSTTPPLGCVLQAIKIPEFGGDTLWASGTAAFNALPIDLQDKLRGLTATHDIRKSFPLERFGQTPEDRERLEASFRKNPPLSHPVVRTHPETGADVLFVNEGFTTRINELSEVESDELLAFLFEHAVKPEFHLRWKWQEGDVAIWDNRCTQHKALFDYGDAHRIMHRATVNGSVPYYAPKAVA; this comes from the coding sequence ATGTCATTGCAAATTCAACCGATTAATCCAAATATTGGCGCTGTATTAGATGGTGTTGATTTAAACCAACTCGATGAGCAAGCAATCCAAGCGATTCATGCTGCATTGCTGAAGCATCAAGTGATTTTCTTTAGACAGCAACAATTGACCGCACCTTCACAAGTTAAACTCGCAAAAAGCTTTGGTGCGCTGCATATTCATCCGATTTATCCTGCGATGGAAGATGCACCTGAGGTGATCGTGCTTGATAGTCATCGCTTGGATTTGCGTGATAACGATCTTTGGCATACCGATGTGACCTTTAGTACCACACCACCTTTGGGCTGTGTGTTGCAAGCTATTAAGATCCCTGAATTTGGGGGCGATACCCTTTGGGCAAGTGGTACAGCAGCATTCAATGCGTTACCTATAGATCTACAGGACAAATTGCGCGGTCTGACTGCGACACATGACATTCGTAAATCGTTCCCTTTAGAGCGTTTTGGTCAGACACCCGAAGATCGTGAACGTTTAGAAGCATCTTTTCGTAAAAATCCACCCTTGAGTCATCCTGTGGTACGTACTCACCCAGAAACAGGTGCAGATGTATTGTTTGTCAATGAAGGCTTTACCACACGAATCAATGAGCTGTCTGAAGTAGAAAGTGATGAACTTTTAGCCTTCTTGTTTGAACATGCGGTGAAACCTGAATTCCATTTACGTTGGAAATGGCAAGAAGGCGATGTGGCGATTTGGGACAACCGTTGTACTCAACATAAAGCCTTATTTGACTATGGCGATGCCCATCGAATTATGCACCGCGCAACAGTGAATGGTTCAGTCCCTTACTATGCACCGAAAGCCGTGGCTTAA
- a CDS encoding taurine ABC transporter ATP-binding protein: MSILHADQISLTYPNQTVPVLKEINLEVKENSLTVILGESGCGKTTLLNILAGFQSVSSGAVKIDDEVLHGPDARRAVVFQEHALLPWLNVAENVGFSLKLKGLKATQIKAEVDQILATVGLSHVAQANIWELSGGMKQRVGIARALISHAPFILLDEPFAALDAFNRESMQEFVLDLWIKAKKGFFLITHDIEEALLLSHQLVIMSARPGRIVDTLHLDFANRYQQGESIRSIKSNRTFIELREQLFERLKDQKHQAVGS, encoded by the coding sequence ATGTCGATTCTACATGCAGATCAGATCAGTCTGACCTATCCTAATCAAACTGTACCTGTGCTCAAAGAGATTAATTTAGAAGTGAAAGAAAACTCACTCACGGTTATTTTAGGAGAATCAGGCTGTGGTAAAACCACTTTGCTGAATATTTTGGCAGGCTTCCAGTCGGTGAGTTCGGGTGCGGTCAAGATCGATGATGAAGTCCTTCATGGGCCTGATGCTCGCCGTGCCGTTGTATTTCAGGAACATGCTTTGTTGCCGTGGTTGAATGTGGCTGAAAATGTAGGGTTCTCGCTTAAATTGAAAGGCTTAAAAGCAACGCAAATTAAAGCTGAAGTCGACCAAATTTTAGCGACAGTGGGGTTGTCTCATGTAGCACAGGCCAATATTTGGGAATTGTCAGGCGGAATGAAGCAACGCGTCGGTATCGCACGCGCGCTCATTAGTCATGCCCCATTTATTTTATTGGATGAACCTTTTGCTGCTTTGGATGCATTTAACCGTGAAAGTATGCAGGAATTTGTGCTTGATTTATGGATTAAGGCAAAAAAAGGCTTTTTCTTGATCACGCATGATATCGAAGAAGCCTTGCTGCTTAGTCACCAGTTGGTGATTATGTCGGCACGTCCAGGTCGGATCGTAGACACCTTACATTTGGATTTTGCCAATCGATATCAACAGGGTGAATCCATTCGATCGATAAAATCTAATCGTACTTTTATTGAATTACGTGAACAGTTATTTGAGCGTCTTAAAGACCAAAAACACCAAGCAGTGGGGAGTTAA